One part of the Arabidopsis thaliana chromosome 4, partial sequence genome encodes these proteins:
- a CDS encoding S-adenosyl-L-methionine-dependent methyltransferases superfamily protein (S-adenosyl-L-methionine-dependent methyltransferases superfamily protein; INVOLVED IN: biological_process unknown; LOCATED IN: Golgi apparatus, plasma membrane, plant-type cell wall; EXPRESSED IN: 24 plant structures; EXPRESSED DURING: 14 growth stages; CONTAINS InterPro DOMAIN/s: Protein of unknown function DUF248, methyltransferase putative (InterPro:IPR004159); BEST Arabidopsis thaliana protein match is: S-adenosyl-L-methionine-dependent methyltransferases superfamily protein (TAIR:AT1G26850.2); Has 30201 Blast hits to 17322 proteins in 780 species: Archae - 12; Bacteria - 1396; Metazoa - 17338; Fungi - 3422; Plants - 5037; Viruses - 0; Other Eukaryotes - 2996 (source: NCBI BLink).), which produces MGSKHNPPGNNRSRSTLSLLVVVGLCCFFYLLGAWQKSGFGKGDSIAMEITKQAQCTDIVTDLDFEPHHNTVKIPHKADPKPVSFKPCDVKLKDYTPCQEQDRAMKFPRENMIYRERHCPPDNEKLRCLVPAPKGYMTPFPWPKSRDYVHYANAPFKSLTVEKAGQNWVQFQGNVFKFPGGGTMFPQGADAYIEELASVIPIKDGSVRTALDTGCGVASWGAYMLKRNVLTMSFAPRDNHEAQVQFALERGVPAIIAVLGSILLPYPARAFDMAQCSRCLIPWTANEGTYLMEVDRVLRPGGYWVLSGPPINWKTWHKTWNRTKAELNAEQKRIEGIAESLCWEKKYEKGDIAIFRKKINDRSCDRSTPVDTCKRKDTDDVWYKEIETCVTPFPKVSNEEEVAGGKLKKFPERLFAVPPSISKGLINGVDEESYQEDINLWKKRVTGYKRINRLIGSTRYRNVMDMNAGLGGFAAALESPKSWVMNVIPTINKNTLSVVYERGLIGIYHDWCEGFSTYPRTYDFIHASGVFSLYQHSCKLEDILLETDRILRPEGIVIFRDEVDVLNDVRKIVDGMRWDTKLMDHEDGPLVPEKILVATKQYWVAGDDGNNSPSSSNSEEE; this is translated from the exons ATGGGTTCTAAGCATAACCCACCAGGGAATAACAGATCGAGAAGTACACTATCTCTACTCGTTGTGGTTGGTTTATGTTGTTTCTTCTATCTTCTTGGAGCATGGCAAAAGAGTGGGTTTGGTAAAGGAGATAGCATAGCTATGGAGATTACAAAGCAAGCGCAGTGTACTGACATTGTCACTGATCTTGATTTTGAACCTCATCACAACACAGTGAAGATCCCACATAAAGCTGATCCCAAACCTGTTTCTTTCAAACCGTGTGATGTGAAGCTCAAGGATTACACGCCTTGTCAAGAGCAAGACCGAGCTATGAAGTTCCCGAGAGAGAACATGATTTACAGAGAGAGACATTGTCCTCCTGATAATGAGAAGCTGCGTTGTCTTGTTCCAGCTCCTAAAGGGTATATGACTCCTTTCCCTTGGCCTAAAAGCAGAGATTATGTTCACTATGCTAATGCTCCTTTCAAGAGCTTGACTGTCGAAAAAGCTGGACAGAATTGGGTTCAGTTTCAAGGGAATGTGTTTAAATTCCCTGGTGGAGGAACTATGTTTCCTCAAGGTGCTGATGCGTATATTGAAGAGCTAGCTTCTGTTATCCCTATCAAAGATGGCTCTGTTAGAACCGCATTGGACACTGGATGTGGG GTTGCTAGTTGGGGTGCTTATATGCTTAAGAGGAATGTTTTGACTATGTCGTTTGCGCCAAGGGATAACCACGAAGCACAAGTCCAGTTTGCGCTTGAGAGAGGTGTTCCAGCGATTATCGCTGTTCTTGGATCAATCCTTCTTCCTTACCCTGCAAGAGCCTTTGACATGGCTCAATGCTCTCGATGCTTGATACCATGGACCGCAAACG AGGGAACATACTTAATGGAAGTAGATAGAGTCTTGAGACCTGGAGGTTACTGGGTCTTATCGGGTCCTCCAATCAACTGGAAGACATGGCACAAGACGTGGAACCGAACTAAAGCAGAGCTAAATGCCGAGCAAAAGAGAATAGAGGGAATCGCAGAGTCCTTATGCTGGGAGAAGAAGTATGAGAAGGGAGACATTGCAattttcagaaagaaaataaacgatAGATCATGCGATAGATCAACACCGGTTGACACCTGCAAAAGAAAGGACACTGACGATGTCTGGTACAAGGAGATAGAAACGTGTGTAACACCATTCCCTAAAGTatcaaacgaagaagaagttgcTGGAGGAAAGCTAAAGAAGTTCCCCGAGAGGCTATTCGCAGTGCCTCCAAGTATCTCTAAAGGTTTGATTAATGGCGTCGACGAGGAATCATACCAAGAAGACATCAATCTATGGAAGAAGCGAGTGACCGGATACAAGAGAATTAACAGACTGATAGGTTCCACCAGATACCGTAATGTGATGGATATGAACGCCGGTCTTGGTGGATTCGCTGCTGCGCTTGAATCGCCTAAATCGTGGGTTATGAATGTGATTCCAACCATTAACAAGAACACATTGAGTGTTGTTTATGAGAGAGGTCTCATTGGTATCTATCATGACTG GTGTGAAGGCTTTTCAACTTATCCAAGAACATACGATTTCATTCACGCTAGTGGTGTCTTCAGCTTGTATCAGCACAG CTGCAAACTTGAGGATATTCTTCTTGAAACTGATCGGATTTTACGACCGGAAGGGATTGTGATTTTCCGGGATGAGGTTGATGTTTTGAATGATGTGAGGAAGATCGTTGATGGAATGAGATGGGATACTAAGTTAATGGATCATGAAGACGGTCCTCTCGTGCCGGAGAAGATTCTTGTCGCCACGAAGCAGTATTGGGTAGCCGGCGACGATGGAAACAATTCTCCGTCGTCTTCTAAtagtgaagaagaataa
- the APRR2 gene encoding CheY-like two-component responsive regulator family protein (CheY-like two-component responsive regulator family protein; CONTAINS InterPro DOMAIN/s: Myb-like DNA-binding domain, SHAQKYF class (InterPro:IPR006447), CheY-like (InterPro:IPR011006), Myb, DNA-binding (InterPro:IPR014778), Homeodomain-like (InterPro:IPR009057), Signal transduction response regulator, receiver domain (InterPro:IPR001789), Homeodomain-related (InterPro:IPR012287), HTH transcriptional regulator, Myb-type, DNA-binding (InterPro:IPR017930); BEST Arabidopsis thaliana protein match is: GBF's pro-rich region-interacting factor 1 (TAIR:AT2G20570.1); Has 2718 Blast hits to 2527 proteins in 207 species: Archae - 2; Bacteria - 157; Metazoa - 87; Fungi - 7; Plants - 2297; Viruses - 3; Other Eukaryotes - 165 (source: NCBI BLink).) — MVITANDLSKWENFPKGLKVLLLLNGCDSDGDGSSAAETRSELESMDYIVTTFTDETEALSAVVKNPESFHIAIVEVNMSAESESFKFLEAAKDVLPTIMISTDHCITTTMKCIALGAVEFLQKPLSPEKLKNIWQHVVHKAFNDGGSNVSISLKPVKESVVSMLHLETDMTIEEKDPAPSTPQLKQDSRLLDGDCQENINFSMENVNSSTEKDNMEDHQDIGESKSVDTTNRKLDDDKVVVKEERGDSEKEEEGETGDLISEKTDSVDIHKKEDETKPINKSSGIKNVSGNKTSRKKVDWTPELHKKFVQAVEQLGVDQAIPSRILELMKVGTLTRHNVASHLQKFRQHRKNILPKDDHNHRWIQSRENHRPNQRNYNVFQQQHRPVMAYPVWGLPGVYPPGAIPPLWPPPLQSIGQPPPWHWKPPYPTVSGNAWGCPVGPPVTGSYITPSNTTAGGFQYPNGAETGFKIMPASQPVSVNNSLFSF; from the exons ATGGTCATTACCGCTAACGATTTATCAAAATGGGAAAATTTTCCTAAAGGACTtaaggttcttcttctcctcaacGGCTGTGACAGCGACGGAGATGGCTCCTCAGCCGCCGAGACTCGATCAGAGCTCGAATCAATGGACTATATCG TTACTACATTCACCGATGAAACTGAAGCACTCTCTGCGGTTGTCAAGAACCCGGAGAGCTTCCACATTGCCATCGTCGAGGTGAATATGAGCGCTGAGAGTGAGAGTTTCAAGTTTCTTGAGGCTGCCAAAGACGTTCTTCCTACTATAA TGATTTCAACCGATCATTGCATCACTACTACAATGAAATGCATAGCG CTTGGTGCAGTTGAGTTCCTACAAAAACCGCTCTCACCGgagaaattaaagaacatTTGGCAGCATGTTGTTCATAAG GCATTCAATGATGGTGGAAGTAATGTTTCGATATCACTTAAGCCAGTGAAAGAATCCGTTGTCTCGATGCTTCATCTTGAGACCGACATGACAATCGAGGAGAAAGATCCAGCGCCATCAACACCGCAATTGAAACAAGATTCACGGTTACTAGACGGTGATTGCCAAGAGAACATAAATTTCTCGATGGAAAATGTAAATTCCTCGACCGAGAAAGATAACATGGAAGATCATCAAGACATCGGTGAATCTAAATCAGTCGACACTACAAACCGCAAATTAGATGACGACAAAGTGGTtgtcaaagaagagagaggagacagtgaaaaagaagaagaaggtgaaacCGGAGATCTCATAAGCGAGAAGACAGATTCAGTTGATATtcataagaaagaagatgagactAAACCGATTAATAAATCATCCGGGATCAAGAACGTGTCTGGTAACAAAACTAGTCGAAAGAAG GTGGATTGGACACCAGAGCTGCACAAGAAGTTTGTGCAAGCAGTTGAGCAACTCGGCGTTGATCAAGCGATACCCTCGCGGATTCTTGAGTTGATGAAAGTAGGCACCTTAACAAGACACAATGTAGCTAGTCACCTTCAG AAATTTCGGCAGCATAGGAAGAATATTCTTCCAAAGGATGATCATAACCATAGATGGATACAATCTAGAGAGAACCATAGACCAAATCAACGTAATTATAACGTTTTTCAACAGCAACACCGTCCCGTGATGGCTTATCCCGTTTGGGGTCTTCCCGGTGTTTATCCGCCAGGAGCGATTCCACCTTTGTGGCCACCGCCGCTGCAGTCCATTGGTCAACCACCTCCGTGGCATTGGAAACCACCTTATCCAACG GTGAGCGGTAATGCATGGGGTTGTCCGGTTGGACCGCCTGTGACCGGATCATATATTACTCCTTCG aATACTACCGCCGGCGGATTTCAATATCCCAACGGAGCTGAAACCGGCTTCAAAATAATGCCGGCGAGTCAGCCGGTTAGTGTCAACAattctctattttctttttaa
- the APRR2 gene encoding CheY-like two-component responsive regulator family protein (APRR2; CONTAINS InterPro DOMAIN/s: Myb-like DNA-binding domain, SHAQKYF class (InterPro:IPR006447), CheY-like (InterPro:IPR011006), Homeodomain-like (InterPro:IPR009057), Myb, DNA-binding (InterPro:IPR014778), Signal transduction response regulator, receiver domain (InterPro:IPR001789), Homeodomain-related (InterPro:IPR012287), HTH transcriptional regulator, Myb-type, DNA-binding (InterPro:IPR017930); BEST Arabidopsis thaliana protein match is: GBF's pro-rich region-interacting factor 1 (TAIR:AT2G20570.1); Has 30201 Blast hits to 17322 proteins in 780 species: Archae - 12; Bacteria - 1396; Metazoa - 17338; Fungi - 3422; Plants - 5037; Viruses - 0; Other Eukaryotes - 2996 (source: NCBI BLink).) codes for MVITANDLSKWENFPKGLKVLLLLNGCDSDGDGSSAAETRSELESMDYIVTTFTDETEALSAVVKNPESFHIAIVEVNMSAESESFKFLEAAKDVLPTIMISTDHCITTTMKCIALGAVEFLQKPLSPEKLKNIWQHVVHKAFNDGGSNVSISLKPVKESVVSMLHLETDMTIEEKDPAPSTPQLKQDSRLLDGDCQENINFSMENVNSSTEKDNMEDHQDIGESKSVDTTNRKLDDDKVVVKEERGDSEKEEEGETGDLISEKTDSVDIHKKEDETKPINKSSGIKNVSGNKTSRKKVDWTPELHKKFVQAVEQLGVDQAIPSRILELMKVGTLTRHNVASHLQKFRQHRKNILPKDDHNHRWIQSRENHRPNQRNYNVFQQQHRPVMAYPVWGLPGVYPPGAIPPLWPPPLQSIGQPPPWHWKPPYPTVSGNAWGCPVGPPVTGSYITPSNTTAGGFQYPNGAETGFKIMPASQPDEEMLDQVVKEAISKPWLPLPLGLKPPSAESVLAELTRQGISAVPSSSCLINGSHRLR; via the exons ATGGTCATTACCGCTAACGATTTATCAAAATGGGAAAATTTTCCTAAAGGACTtaaggttcttcttctcctcaacGGCTGTGACAGCGACGGAGATGGCTCCTCAGCCGCCGAGACTCGATCAGAGCTCGAATCAATGGACTATATCG TTACTACATTCACCGATGAAACTGAAGCACTCTCTGCGGTTGTCAAGAACCCGGAGAGCTTCCACATTGCCATCGTCGAGGTGAATATGAGCGCTGAGAGTGAGAGTTTCAAGTTTCTTGAGGCTGCCAAAGACGTTCTTCCTACTATAA TGATTTCAACCGATCATTGCATCACTACTACAATGAAATGCATAGCG CTTGGTGCAGTTGAGTTCCTACAAAAACCGCTCTCACCGgagaaattaaagaacatTTGGCAGCATGTTGTTCATAAG GCATTCAATGATGGTGGAAGTAATGTTTCGATATCACTTAAGCCAGTGAAAGAATCCGTTGTCTCGATGCTTCATCTTGAGACCGACATGACAATCGAGGAGAAAGATCCAGCGCCATCAACACCGCAATTGAAACAAGATTCACGGTTACTAGACGGTGATTGCCAAGAGAACATAAATTTCTCGATGGAAAATGTAAATTCCTCGACCGAGAAAGATAACATGGAAGATCATCAAGACATCGGTGAATCTAAATCAGTCGACACTACAAACCGCAAATTAGATGACGACAAAGTGGTtgtcaaagaagagagaggagacagtgaaaaagaagaagaaggtgaaacCGGAGATCTCATAAGCGAGAAGACAGATTCAGTTGATATtcataagaaagaagatgagactAAACCGATTAATAAATCATCCGGGATCAAGAACGTGTCTGGTAACAAAACTAGTCGAAAGAAG GTGGATTGGACACCAGAGCTGCACAAGAAGTTTGTGCAAGCAGTTGAGCAACTCGGCGTTGATCAAGCGATACCCTCGCGGATTCTTGAGTTGATGAAAGTAGGCACCTTAACAAGACACAATGTAGCTAGTCACCTTCAG AAATTTCGGCAGCATAGGAAGAATATTCTTCCAAAGGATGATCATAACCATAGATGGATACAATCTAGAGAGAACCATAGACCAAATCAACGTAATTATAACGTTTTTCAACAGCAACACCGTCCCGTGATGGCTTATCCCGTTTGGGGTCTTCCCGGTGTTTATCCGCCAGGAGCGATTCCACCTTTGTGGCCACCGCCGCTGCAGTCCATTGGTCAACCACCTCCGTGGCATTGGAAACCACCTTATCCAACG GTGAGCGGTAATGCATGGGGTTGTCCGGTTGGACCGCCTGTGACCGGATCATATATTACTCCTTCG aATACTACCGCCGGCGGATTTCAATATCCCAACGGAGCTGAAACCGGCTTCAAAATAATGCCGGCGAGTCAGCCG GACGAGGAAATGTTAGATCAAGTGGTTAAAGAAGCGATAAGCAAACCGTGGCTGCCGCTACCGCTCGGGCTAAAACCGCCGTCCGCGGAGAGCGTTTTGGCTGAGCTAACGCGTCAAGGCATCTCAGCcgtcccttcttcttcttgtctaaTCAACGGCTCTCATCGTCTCCGCTGA
- the EIF4E gene encoding eukaryotic translation initiation factor 4E (eukaryotic translation initiation factor 4E (EIF4E); CONTAINS InterPro DOMAIN/s: Eukaryotic translation initiation factor 4E (eIF-4E) (InterPro:IPR001040), Eukaryotic translation initiation factor 4E (eIF-4E), conserved site (InterPro:IPR019770); BEST Arabidopsis thaliana protein match is: Eukaryotic initiation factor 4E protein (TAIR:AT1G29550.1); Has 1807 Blast hits to 1807 proteins in 277 species: Archae - 0; Bacteria - 0; Metazoa - 736; Fungi - 347; Plants - 385; Viruses - 0; Other Eukaryotes - 339 (source: NCBI BLink).), whose protein sequence is MAVEDTPKSVVTEEAKPNSIENPIDRYHEEGDDAEEGEIAGGEGDGNVDESSKSGVPESHPLEHSWTFWFDNPAVKSKQTSWGSSLRPVFTFSTVEEFWSLYNNMKHPSKLAHGADFYCFKHIIEPKWEDPICANGGKWTMTFPKEKSDKSWLYTLLALIGEQFDHGDEICGAVVNIRGKQERISIWTKNASNEAAQVSIGKQWKEFLDYNNSIGFIIHEDAKKLDRNAKNAYTA, encoded by the exons ATGGCGGTAGAAGACACTCCCAAATCTGTTGTAACGGAAGAAGCTAAGCCTAATTCAATAGAGAATCCGATTGATCGATACCATGAGGAAGGTGATGATGCCGAAGAAGGAGAGATCGCCGGAGGAGAAGGAGACGGAAACGTTGACGAATCGAGCAAATCCGGTGTTCCTGAATCGCATCCTCTGGAACATTCATGGACTTTCTGGTTCGATAATCCTGCTGTGAAATCGAAACAAACCTCTTGGGGAAGTTCCTTGCGACCCGTGTTTACGTTTTCAACTGTTGAGGAATTTTGGAG TTTGTACAACAACATGAAGCATCCGAGCAAGTTAGCTCACGGAGCTGACTTCTACTGTTTCAAACACATCATTGAACCTAAGTGGGAGGATCCTATTTGTGCTAATGGAGGAAAATGGACTATGACTTTCCCTAAGGAGAAGTCTGATAAGAGCTGGCTCTACACT TTGCTTGCATTGATTGGAGAGCAGTTTGATCATGGAGATGAAATATGTGGAGCAGTTGTCAACATTAGAGGAAAGCAAGAAAGGATATCTATTTGGACTAAAAATGCTTCAAACGAAGCTGCTCAG GTGAGCATTGGAAAACAATGGAAGGAGTTTCTCGATTACAACAACAGCATAGGTTTCATCATCCAT gaGGATGCGAAGAAGCTCGACAGGAATGCAAAGAACGCTTACACCGCTTGA